The following proteins are encoded in a genomic region of Toxotes jaculatrix isolate fToxJac2 chromosome 3, fToxJac2.pri, whole genome shotgun sequence:
- the LOC121179925 gene encoding PAK4-inhibitor inka2-like, translating to MRGKEMLCLRDSGDCLREHMQYMMRSLQDLKQLRKTCPAARRPLAPISTQLPELARHSAVARACQQRALQREQRTRLRISDASTASTYDSACCLASPLEEEEEDDDSSSRLGLSLRLGLGSPSSQKSLEFDSGYSEASWQDEGVVLRRTRNVRVSSSACLRTNRAPSGRIRPKSTSDACLERWTSFEVSDPEDWTNSLLTRGRNRQPLVLGDNSFADLIQNWMDLPDCPEPTDPKPSSRRRLGRGLFVNMRRKLAGISKSVEDRVRMRSTDSAHANRTANAPKRLSCPVVSSQPKVPFFHQSLSGINELDTDFYHFAGLMKSGSRQPIICKDIIGYI from the coding sequence CTTTGCTTACGTGACTCAGGCGACTGCTTACGGGAGCACATGCAGTATATGATGAGGTCTTTGCAAGACCTGAAACAACTGCGGAAGACCTGCCCTGCAGCCAGACGCCCCCTCGCTCCCATCAGCACCCAGCTCCCAGAGTTGGCGCGCCACTCTGCCGTGGCACGTGCCTGTCAGCAGCGAGCATTGCAGAGAGAACAGCGCACACGCCTGCGGATATCTGATGCCAGCACGGCCAGTACCTACGACTCTGCCTGCTGCCTGGCGAGTccgctggaggaggaggaagaagatgacGACTCAAGCAGCCGGCTGGGCCTGAGCCTCAGACTGGGCCTGGGCTCTCCCAGCAGTCAGAAGAGTCTGGAGTTTGATTCAGGCTACTCTGAGGCGTCATGGCAAGATGAAGGGGTTGTTCTCAGGAGGACGAGGAATGTGCGAGTGTCCTCCTCAGCCTGCCTCCGCACAAACAGAGCACCAAGTGGACGTATTCGACCTAAGTCCACCTCTGATGCCTGTCTAGAGAGGTGGACATCGTTTGAGGTCAGCGACCCGGAGGACTGGACAAATTCTTTACTGACCCGGGGACGCAACCGCCAGCCTCTGGTTCTGGGCGACAACAGCTTTGCAGACCTCATACAGAATTGGATGGACTTGCCAGATTGCCCTGAACCCACTGACCCCAAGCCAAGCTCGAGACGTAGACTGGGAAGAGGTTTATTTGTCAACATGAGAAGGAAACTAGCAGGAATTTCTAAGAGTGTAGAGGACAGAGTGAGGATGAGATCCACAGACTCTGCTCACGCTAACAGAACTGCAAATGCTCCAAAACGTTTGTCCTGTCCAGTTGTGTCCTCACAGCCCAAAGTCCCCTTTTTCCACCAGTCCCTCTCAGGTATTAACGAGCTGGACACAGATTTTTACCACTTTGCGGGCCTCATGAAATCAGGCAGCCGACAGCCCATTATCTGCAAAGACATCATCGGCTACATTTGA